A genomic region of Dickeya solani IPO 2222 contains the following coding sequences:
- a CDS encoding ACP phosphodiesterase → MNFLAHLHLATLAQSSLTGNLMADFVRGNPDSLYPPEIVAGIRLHRRIDVLTDSLPEVRTACRHFSADYRRVAPISLDVLWDHFLARNWPELEPAIPLTRFVADAEQQIAPYLADSPERFRNLNHYLWPERWLERYAELPFIADVLHRMSVRRPKLAALSGSFGDIERHYHQFETLFWQFYPRMMHLAKTGQLDGPADAAR, encoded by the coding sequence ATGAATTTTCTTGCGCATCTGCATCTCGCCACGCTGGCGCAAAGCTCGTTGACCGGAAACCTGATGGCGGATTTCGTGCGCGGCAACCCCGACAGTCTGTACCCGCCTGAAATCGTCGCCGGTATCCGTCTGCACCGTCGCATCGATGTGTTGACCGACAGCCTGCCGGAAGTGCGCACCGCCTGCCGCCATTTCAGCGCTGACTATCGCCGGGTCGCGCCGATCTCGCTGGATGTGCTGTGGGACCATTTTCTGGCGCGCAACTGGCCGGAGCTAGAACCGGCGATACCGCTGACGCGCTTCGTCGCCGACGCTGAGCAGCAGATCGCGCCCTACCTTGCCGACAGCCCGGAGCGCTTTCGCAACCTGAATCATTATCTGTGGCCGGAACGCTGGCTGGAACGCTACGCCGAACTGCCGTTTATCGCCGACGTGCTGCACCGTATGTCGGTACGCCGGCCGAAGCTGGCGGCGCTTTCCGGTTCGTTCGGCGATATTGAGCGTCACTACCATCAATTTGAAACATTATTCTGGCAGTTCTATCCTCGTATGATGCATCTGGCAAAAACAGGTCAGCTTGATGGCCCGGCTGACGCCGCACGGTAA
- a CDS encoding peroxiredoxin C: protein MVLVTRPAPDFTAAAVLGSGEIVENFNLKKHINGKPAVIFFWPMDFTFVCPSELIAFDHRYEEFKKRGVEVVGVSFDSEFVHNAWRKTPVENGGIGEVKYAMVADVKREIQKAYGIEHPEAGVALRGSFLIDKNGIVRHQVVNDLPLGRNIDEMVRMVDALQFHEEHGEVCPAQWEKGKAGMGASPDGVAKYLKENASNL from the coding sequence ATGGTCCTGGTAACTCGTCCTGCCCCCGACTTCACTGCCGCTGCCGTACTGGGAAGTGGGGAAATCGTTGAGAATTTCAATCTGAAAAAACACATCAACGGTAAACCGGCTGTGATCTTCTTTTGGCCGATGGACTTCACCTTCGTATGCCCGTCCGAACTGATCGCGTTCGATCATCGCTACGAAGAGTTCAAGAAGCGTGGCGTTGAAGTGGTTGGTGTGTCTTTTGACTCCGAATTCGTGCACAACGCCTGGCGTAAAACCCCGGTCGAAAACGGCGGTATCGGCGAAGTGAAATACGCGATGGTCGCTGACGTTAAACGCGAAATCCAGAAAGCCTACGGCATCGAACACCCGGAAGCCGGCGTGGCGCTGCGTGGTTCTTTCCTGATCGACAAAAACGGCATCGTGCGTCACCAGGTGGTGAACGATCTGCCGCTGGGTCGTAACATCGATGAAATGGTGCGTATGGTTGACGCGCTGCAGTTCCACGAAGAGCACGGCGAAGTGTGCCCGGCTCAGTGGGAAAAAGGCAAAGCGGGCATGGGCGCGTCTCCGGACGGCGTCGCAAAATACCTGAAAGAAAACGCCAGCAATCTGTAA
- the proY gene encoding proline-specific permease ProY — protein MEQQSRLKRGLSTRHIRFIALGSAIGTGLFYGSASAIQMAGPSVLLAYLIGGVFAYIIMRALGEMSVNNPQASSFSRYARDYLGPLAGYITGWTYCFEMLIVAIADVTAFGIYMGVWFPAVPHWIWVLSVVLIIGAINLMNVKVFGELEFWLSFFKVATIVVMIVAGIGIIVWGIGNGGEPTGIHNLWTNGGFFSNGVMGMILSLQMVMFAYGGVEIIGITAGEANDPHKSIPRAINSVPWRILVFYVGTLFVIMSIYPWNQVGTSGSPFVLTFQHMGITAAAGILNFVVITASLSAINSDVFGVGRMLHGMAEQGHAPQVFSRLSRRGTPWVTVVVMVLALLVAVYLNYIMPEKVFLVIASLATFATVWVWIMILCSQVAFRRKLSREQAKALAFPLPGGAATAVVGIVFLVFIIGLIGYFPDTRIALYAGMVWIALLLASYALRRRRS, from the coding sequence ATGGAACAACAATCCAGACTCAAGCGCGGCTTAAGTACGCGGCATATTCGTTTTATCGCGCTGGGCTCCGCCATCGGCACCGGGCTGTTTTATGGTTCGGCCAGCGCCATCCAGATGGCGGGCCCCAGCGTGTTGCTGGCGTATCTGATTGGCGGCGTGTTCGCCTATATCATTATGCGCGCGCTGGGCGAGATGTCCGTCAACAACCCGCAGGCCAGTTCCTTTTCCCGCTACGCTCGCGATTACCTCGGCCCGCTGGCCGGCTACATCACCGGCTGGACCTACTGCTTTGAAATGCTGATAGTGGCGATTGCCGACGTTACCGCCTTCGGCATCTATATGGGCGTTTGGTTTCCGGCGGTGCCGCATTGGATCTGGGTGTTGAGCGTGGTGCTGATCATCGGCGCCATCAACCTGATGAACGTTAAGGTGTTCGGCGAGCTGGAGTTCTGGCTGTCGTTCTTCAAGGTCGCCACCATTGTGGTGATGATCGTGGCCGGCATCGGCATCATTGTCTGGGGGATCGGCAACGGCGGCGAGCCTACCGGCATCCATAATTTGTGGACCAACGGCGGTTTCTTCAGCAACGGCGTGATGGGGATGATTCTGTCGTTGCAGATGGTGATGTTTGCGTATGGCGGCGTGGAGATTATCGGCATCACCGCCGGCGAAGCCAACGATCCGCATAAATCCATTCCGCGCGCCATCAACTCGGTGCCCTGGCGTATTCTGGTGTTCTATGTCGGCACCCTGTTCGTGATCATGTCGATTTATCCGTGGAATCAGGTAGGGACCAGCGGCAGCCCGTTCGTACTAACCTTCCAGCACATGGGCATCACGGCGGCGGCCGGTATCCTTAATTTCGTGGTGATTACCGCTTCGCTCTCCGCCATCAACAGCGATGTGTTCGGCGTCGGCCGCATGTTGCACGGCATGGCGGAGCAGGGGCATGCGCCGCAGGTGTTCAGCCGCCTGTCACGGCGTGGCACGCCCTGGGTCACGGTGGTGGTAATGGTGCTGGCGCTGCTGGTGGCGGTGTACCTCAACTACATCATGCCGGAGAAAGTGTTTCTGGTGATCGCCTCACTGGCGACCTTCGCCACCGTATGGGTGTGGATCATGATTCTGTGCTCGCAGGTTGCCTTTCGCCGCAAACTGAGCCGCGAGCAGGCCAAAGCACTGGCGTTTCCGTTGCCGGGCGGGGCGGCGACTGCGGTGGTCGGCATCGTGTTCCTGGTGTTTATCATCGGCCTGATTGGTTACTTCCCGGATACGCGCATTGCGCTGTACGCCGGCATGGTGTGGATTGCACTGCTGCTGGCGAGTTATGCGCTTCGTCGGCGCCGTAGCTGA
- a CDS encoding DUF3251 domain-containing protein, which produces MIFHRRVIPILSVMVLLTGCAQPQTARVQNELGQINQKLRDLTNRAVALEQQNTLNANSTSGVYLLPAAHNRALLDSSIGKLSLELSKVEPEANGTRALLTIRTMNTLTLPAFQTQLDWGALDPVSGKPLAGDTQTQLLTIPPTLTPVSEITVEVRLSGLTPEQLGFVRVHDVAADPTLRRSEPGQGQP; this is translated from the coding sequence ATGATTTTTCACCGCCGCGTTATCCCGATATTATCCGTCATGGTGCTGCTCACCGGGTGTGCGCAACCACAAACCGCCCGCGTACAAAACGAACTAGGTCAGATTAACCAGAAACTACGCGACCTCACCAACCGCGCCGTGGCGCTGGAACAGCAGAATACGTTAAACGCCAACTCCACCTCCGGCGTTTATCTGTTGCCTGCCGCCCACAATCGGGCATTGCTCGACAGTAGCATCGGTAAGTTAAGTCTGGAACTCAGCAAGGTGGAACCGGAAGCCAACGGCACGCGCGCCTTGCTTACTATCCGCACCATGAACACGCTGACATTGCCGGCCTTCCAGACGCAACTCGACTGGGGAGCGCTTGATCCGGTCAGCGGCAAACCGTTGGCCGGCGACACGCAGACTCAATTACTGACTATCCCGCCAACGCTGACACCGGTCTCGGAAATCACGGTAGAGGTACGGCTTTCCGGCCTGACGCCGGAGCAGCTCGGTTTCGTGCGTGTGCATGATGTTGCGGCGGACCCGACGCTGCGCCGCAGCGAACCGGGTCAGGGACAGCCCTGA
- the secD gene encoding protein translocase subunit SecD: MLNRYPLWKYLMLIVTIVVGLLYALPNLYGEDPAIQVTGARGTAASESTLVQIQNVLKEQNVASKSIALENGAILARFSTPDVQLRAREVLLNALGEKYVVALNLAPATPTWLRMLGAEPMKLGLDLRGGVHFLMEVDMDTALSKLQEQTMDSLRSDLREKGIQYASVRKSDNYGVDILFRDGQLRDDAVNYLAPRHRDLVINTSGSDTLRAVMSDARLGEAREYAVQQNINILRNRVNQLGVAEPLVQRQGADRIVVELPGIQDTARAKEILGATATLEFRLVNSNVDPAALTSGRVPGDTEVMNMRDGGPVALYKRVILTGDHITDSTSGNDEYNRPQVNISLDSAGGNMMSNFTKDNIGKPMATLFVEYKDSGKKDANGRAILEKQEEVINVATIQSRLGNSFRITGINNPNEARQLSLLLRAGALIAPIQIVEERTIGPTLGMQNITQGLEACLAGLAVSIMFMIFFYKKFGMIATSALLSNLVLVVGIMSLLPGATLTMPGIAGIVLTLAVAVDANVLINERIKEELSNGRTVQQAIDEGYRGAFSSIFDANVTTLIKVIILYAIGTGSIKGFAITTGIGVATSMFTAIVGTRAIVNLLYGGKRIKKLSI, from the coding sequence GTGTTAAACCGCTATCCTCTGTGGAAGTACCTGATGCTGATCGTGACGATCGTCGTTGGTCTGCTCTACGCACTTCCTAACCTGTATGGTGAGGATCCGGCAATTCAGGTCACTGGCGCGCGAGGAACCGCCGCCAGTGAATCTACGCTGGTCCAGATCCAGAATGTTTTGAAAGAACAAAATGTCGCCAGCAAGTCTATTGCGCTGGAAAACGGTGCCATTCTCGCGCGCTTCTCCACGCCAGACGTGCAGCTTCGCGCTCGTGAAGTTCTGCTGAACGCGCTGGGCGAGAAATATGTGGTTGCGCTCAACCTGGCGCCCGCTACCCCGACCTGGCTGAGAATGCTGGGGGCGGAACCGATGAAACTAGGTCTTGACCTGCGTGGTGGCGTGCACTTCCTGATGGAAGTGGATATGGACACCGCGTTAAGCAAGCTGCAGGAGCAGACGATGGATTCCCTGCGCAGCGATCTGCGCGAGAAAGGCATCCAGTATGCTTCTGTTCGCAAGTCAGACAATTATGGCGTGGACATTCTGTTCCGCGACGGCCAACTGCGTGACGACGCGGTCAATTATCTGGCCCCCCGCCATCGCGACCTGGTGATCAACACCAGCGGCAGCGATACGCTGCGTGCGGTTATGAGTGATGCCCGTCTGGGCGAAGCCCGCGAATATGCGGTGCAGCAGAACATCAACATTCTGCGCAACCGTGTCAACCAGCTCGGCGTGGCCGAACCGCTGGTGCAGCGTCAGGGCGCTGACCGCATTGTGGTGGAACTGCCGGGGATTCAGGACACCGCGCGCGCCAAAGAAATTCTGGGTGCGACCGCCACGCTGGAGTTCCGTCTGGTCAACAGCAATGTCGATCCTGCCGCGCTGACCAGCGGCCGCGTGCCGGGCGACACCGAAGTGATGAATATGCGTGATGGCGGGCCGGTGGCGCTGTACAAGCGCGTGATTCTGACCGGTGACCACATTACCGACTCCACCTCCGGCAACGATGAATATAACCGTCCGCAGGTAAATATCTCGCTGGACAGCGCCGGCGGCAACATGATGTCCAACTTCACTAAGGACAACATCGGCAAACCGATGGCGACCCTGTTCGTGGAGTATAAGGACAGCGGTAAGAAAGATGCCAACGGCCGCGCGATTCTGGAAAAACAGGAAGAGGTGATTAACGTCGCCACCATCCAGTCCCGTTTGGGCAACAGCTTCCGTATTACCGGTATCAACAACCCGAACGAAGCCCGTCAGCTGTCGCTGCTGTTGCGCGCCGGCGCGCTGATTGCGCCGATTCAGATTGTGGAAGAGCGCACCATCGGTCCAACCCTCGGTATGCAGAACATTACCCAGGGGCTGGAAGCCTGCCTGGCTGGCCTGGCTGTGTCTATCATGTTCATGATCTTCTTCTACAAGAAGTTCGGCATGATTGCGACGTCCGCGCTGTTGTCGAACCTGGTGCTGGTGGTCGGCATTATGTCGCTGTTGCCGGGGGCTACGCTGACCATGCCGGGGATTGCGGGTATTGTGTTAACCCTTGCTGTCGCGGTGGACGCCAACGTACTGATTAACGAGCGTATCAAAGAAGAACTGAGCAACGGACGCACCGTTCAGCAGGCGATTGACGAAGGTTACAGGGGCGCATTCAGCTCCATCTTCGATGCGAACGTCACGACGCTGATTAAGGTCATTATCCTGTATGCGATCGGTACCGGCTCGATTAAAGGATTTGCGATTACGACCGGTATCGGCGTGGCGACGTCCATGTTTACTGCGATCGTTGGTACCCGTGCCATCGTAAACCTGCTGTACGGCGGCAAACGCATCAAAAAGCTGTCTATCTGA
- the queA gene encoding tRNA preQ1(34) S-adenosylmethionine ribosyltransferase-isomerase QueA gives MRVADFSFELPESLIARYPQAKRSGCRLLSLDGPTGALAHGVFTDLLDKLQPGDLLVFNNTRVIPARLFGRKASGGKLEVLVERMLDEHRVLAHVRASKAPKPGTELLLGEDESVKATMLERHDALFEIRFDDTRDVLTILNDIGHMPLPPYIDRPDEAADRELYQTVYSQRPGAVAAPTAGLHFDEPLLAALKEKGVEMAFVTLHVGAGTFQPVRVESIEDHIMHAEYAEVPQAVVDAVLACKARGNRVIAVGTTSVRSLESAAQASTGEVIAPFFGDTRIFIYPGYHYRVVDALVTNFHLPESTLIMLVSAFAGYRHTMTAYQQAVAEQYRFFSYGDAMFITRNPSAEQEQVG, from the coding sequence ATGCGTGTTGCCGATTTTTCGTTTGAATTGCCTGAGTCTCTGATTGCCCGTTATCCGCAGGCAAAACGCAGCGGTTGCCGTCTGTTGTCGCTGGATGGCCCCACAGGCGCACTCGCGCACGGCGTCTTTACCGATCTGCTCGATAAATTACAGCCGGGCGATCTGCTGGTGTTCAACAATACCCGGGTGATTCCGGCGCGCCTGTTCGGACGTAAGGCCAGCGGCGGCAAGCTGGAAGTGCTGGTGGAAAGAATGCTGGATGAGCATCGTGTGCTGGCGCATGTGCGCGCATCCAAGGCGCCGAAGCCCGGTACCGAACTGCTGCTCGGCGAAGACGAGAGCGTGAAAGCCACCATGCTGGAACGCCATGACGCGCTGTTCGAAATCCGGTTTGACGATACGCGCGATGTGCTGACCATTCTCAATGACATCGGGCATATGCCGCTGCCGCCTTATATTGATCGTCCGGATGAAGCGGCGGACCGCGAATTGTACCAGACGGTGTATAGCCAGCGCCCCGGCGCGGTGGCGGCGCCGACCGCCGGTTTGCATTTCGACGAGCCGCTGCTGGCCGCGTTGAAGGAAAAAGGCGTGGAAATGGCCTTCGTTACCCTGCATGTCGGCGCCGGCACATTCCAGCCGGTGCGGGTGGAGTCCATCGAAGATCACATCATGCACGCCGAGTATGCCGAGGTGCCGCAGGCGGTAGTGGATGCGGTGCTGGCCTGTAAGGCGCGCGGCAATCGCGTTATTGCGGTCGGCACGACCTCGGTACGTTCGCTGGAAAGTGCGGCTCAGGCCAGTACCGGAGAGGTTATCGCGCCGTTTTTCGGCGATACCCGTATCTTTATCTATCCCGGTTATCACTACCGGGTGGTGGATGCGTTGGTGACCAATTTCCACCTGCCGGAATCGACGCTGATTATGCTGGTTTCCGCATTCGCCGGTTACCGCCACACCATGACCGCCTACCAGCAGGCGGTGGCTGAGCAGTACCGCTTTTTCAGTTACGGAGATGCGATGTTCATCACCCGTAATCCGTCGGCGGAACAGGAGCAGGTGGGGTAG
- the tgt gene encoding tRNA guanosine(34) transglycosylase Tgt, with product MKYELLQTDGRARRGRLVFDRGMVETPAFMPVGTYGTVKGMTPEEVKDTGAQIILGNTFHLWLRPGQEIMKRHGDLHDFMQWHGPILTDSGGFQVFSLGDIRKITEEGVHFRNPINGDAIFLSPEKSMEIQYDLGSDIVMIFDECTPYPADWDYAKRSMEMSLRWAKRSRQRFDELSNNNALFGIVQGSVYEDLRDVSVKGLVDIGFDGYAVGGLAVGEPKADMHRILEHVCPQLPTDKPRYLMGVGKPEDLVEGVRRGIDMFDCVMPTRNARNGHLFVTDGVVKIRNAKHKDDTGPLDEHCDCYTCRNYSRAYLHHLDRCNEILGARLNTIHNLRYYQRLMAGLRQAIEDGKLESFVTEFYQRIGKPVPPLADNAVGNDHEGHAPQ from the coding sequence GTGAAGTACGAACTGTTGCAAACGGACGGCCGCGCGCGTCGCGGTCGTCTGGTTTTTGATCGTGGAATGGTGGAAACTCCGGCGTTTATGCCGGTCGGCACCTACGGTACCGTCAAGGGGATGACGCCGGAAGAAGTTAAAGACACCGGCGCTCAGATCATTCTGGGCAACACATTCCACCTGTGGCTGCGCCCGGGGCAGGAAATCATGAAACGGCACGGCGATCTGCATGATTTTATGCAGTGGCATGGCCCGATCCTGACCGACTCCGGCGGTTTTCAGGTCTTTAGCCTGGGGGATATCCGCAAGATCACCGAGGAAGGCGTGCATTTCCGCAACCCGATCAACGGCGACGCTATTTTCCTTAGCCCGGAAAAATCCATGGAAATTCAGTACGATCTCGGTTCTGATATCGTGATGATTTTCGATGAATGCACCCCCTATCCGGCAGACTGGGACTACGCCAAGCGGTCGATGGAAATGTCGCTGCGTTGGGCGAAGCGCAGTCGTCAGCGTTTTGACGAATTAAGCAACAACAACGCGCTGTTCGGCATCGTTCAGGGGAGTGTTTACGAAGATTTACGTGATGTGTCGGTAAAAGGGCTGGTGGACATCGGTTTTGATGGTTACGCTGTGGGCGGCCTCGCGGTCGGCGAGCCGAAGGCCGATATGCACCGCATTCTGGAGCATGTCTGCCCGCAATTGCCGACGGATAAACCCCGCTATTTGATGGGGGTGGGTAAACCGGAAGATCTGGTGGAAGGGGTACGCCGCGGTATCGACATGTTTGATTGCGTGATGCCGACCCGCAACGCCCGTAACGGCCATTTGTTCGTCACGGACGGCGTGGTCAAGATCCGTAACGCCAAACACAAAGATGACACCGGACCGCTGGATGAGCACTGTGATTGCTACACGTGTCGCAATTATAGCCGCGCCTACTTGCACCATCTGGACCGTTGTAACGAAATACTCGGCGCGCGCCTCAATACCATCCACAACCTGCGCTATTATCAGCGCCTGATGGCGGGTTTACGTCAGGCTATCGAGGACGGTAAATTAGAGAGCTTTGTGACCGAGTTTTACCAGCGCATCGGTAAACCGGTTCCGCCGTTGGCCGACAACGCGGTGGGAAATGACCATGAAGGTCATGCGCCGCAATAA
- the yajC gene encoding preprotein translocase subunit YajC, translating to MSLFISDAVAATAGAPAQGSPYSLVIMLAVFGLIFYFMILRPQQKRAKEHKKLMDSISKGDEVLTNGGLVGRVTKVADNGFITIALNDTNEVVIKRDYVTSVLPKGTMKAL from the coding sequence ATGAGTCTTTTCATTTCCGACGCAGTGGCAGCAACCGCAGGTGCTCCGGCTCAGGGAAGCCCGTACTCTCTGGTGATTATGCTGGCCGTGTTCGGTCTGATTTTTTACTTCATGATCCTGCGCCCTCAGCAAAAACGTGCCAAGGAACACAAAAAGTTGATGGATTCGATCAGCAAAGGCGACGAAGTGCTGACCAACGGCGGCCTGGTGGGTCGTGTGACCAAAGTGGCTGATAATGGATTTATCACCATCGCCCTGAACGATACCAACGAAGTCGTGATCAAGCGTGACTACGTGACGTCCGTACTGCCGAAGGGTACCATGAAGGCCCTGTAA
- the secF gene encoding protein translocase subunit SecF: protein MAQEYTVEQLNYGRKVYDFMRWDYWAFGLSGLLLLLSIVVMGVRGFNWGLDFTGGTVIEISLEKSVDLEQMRGALEKAGFADPLVQNFGSSRDIMVRMPPAHGETGGQVLGSKVVSVINEATSQNAAVKRIEFVGPSVGADLAQTGAMALLAALICILVYVGFRFEWRLAAGVVIALAHDVIITMGVLSLFSIEIDLTIVASLMSVIGYSLNDSIVVSDRIRENFRKIRRGTPYEIFNVSLTQTLHRTLITSGTTLVVILMLYLFGGAMLQGFSLTMLIGITIGTVSSIYVASALALKLGMKREHMLVQKVEKEGADQPSLLP from the coding sequence GTGGCACAGGAATATACTGTTGAGCAATTGAACTACGGCCGTAAAGTTTATGACTTTATGCGCTGGGACTACTGGGCCTTCGGCTTGTCCGGTCTGCTGCTGCTGCTGTCTATCGTCGTGATGGGCGTGCGCGGCTTCAACTGGGGGCTGGATTTCACCGGCGGCACGGTTATCGAAATTTCGCTGGAAAAATCCGTGGATCTGGAGCAGATGCGCGGCGCGCTGGAGAAAGCCGGCTTTGCCGATCCGTTGGTGCAGAACTTCGGCAGCAGCCGTGACATTATGGTGCGTATGCCGCCTGCTCACGGTGAAACCGGCGGTCAGGTGTTGGGCAGCAAGGTTGTCAGCGTGATCAACGAAGCAACCAGCCAGAATGCGGCGGTTAAACGTATCGAGTTCGTCGGGCCGAGCGTGGGCGCGGATCTGGCGCAGACTGGCGCCATGGCGTTGCTGGCGGCGTTAATCTGTATTTTGGTTTACGTCGGCTTTCGTTTCGAATGGCGTCTGGCCGCGGGGGTGGTTATCGCGCTGGCGCACGACGTTATCATCACTATGGGCGTGCTGTCGCTGTTCTCTATTGAAATCGACCTGACCATTGTGGCGTCGCTGATGTCGGTCATCGGCTACTCGCTGAACGACAGCATCGTGGTTTCTGACCGTATCCGTGAAAACTTCCGCAAGATTCGCCGCGGCACGCCTTACGAGATTTTCAACGTGTCGTTGACCCAAACGCTGCACCGGACCTTGATCACGTCGGGGACGACGCTGGTGGTGATCCTGATGCTGTATCTGTTCGGCGGCGCGATGCTGCAGGGGTTCTCGCTGACGATGCTGATCGGTATCACCATCGGTACGGTATCCTCTATCTATGTGGCATCCGCTCTGGCGCTCAAGCTGGGTATGAAGCGCGAGCATATGCTGGTGCAGAAAGTGGAAAAAGAAGGTGCGGACCAGCCGTCGTTGCTGCCGTAA